In a single window of the Paracoccus alcaliphilus genome:
- a CDS encoding xanthine dehydrogenase family protein molybdopterin-binding subunit — protein sequence MNDMFHNAPETGKPFKLSRRGFIGASLGALVLGVNLPARRAIAQAAETIAPGRRVSAFIEIRPDSTVLFRSAFIEGGQGVFTAMAQIVGEELDVDPADFTVEGAPPGPDYLLVGGGRFTGGSMSVRMSYDAMRQLGASARMMLLQAAASQLDVPVDELSTEPGRVVHAATGQSVPYGDLADAAADLPVPEDVALRDSADFRWIGKPVERLDAHDKSTGKAQYTIDLTLDGMLHAAVQHSPRLGGEPDELQNESEVSEMSGVHSIHRLPGAVAVVASSWWRARMAVEALQVTWSEPAPGPAHAMPAGFSTEAHMAHLKGTTGDGIDFEAEGDAEAALAGAAKVVEATYDAPYLAHGQLEPPSALARWNDDGTLELWVPNQAPEMFQADAAKVAGIEPGKVIIHSPILGGFFGRHFLYQSANPFPQAILLAKAVGRPVKLIWSREEEFLRDTLRPMSVARFRAGLDDDGLPVALHAVAAGEGPGGRWFGGEPDKVDSTAVEGIAGKVYAIANRRVGHVHVDDPAIIGFWRSVGHSMNDFFYETFFDEMADAGQQDPYELRHRLLADSPRHRNLLEAVADLSGGWQRGPFEAGDGTRRARGVAMASPFGSEVATIAEVSIRQGEVVVHDVWVAIDPGSIVNPAIIEAQVNSAVALGLSSALFEEVVYVDGMPQARNYDGYPILTPDRMPRVHVRIIESGAPMGGIGEPGVPGVPPAVANAVSALTGRRVRSLPLSKLDLAEGGEA from the coding sequence ATGAATGACATGTTCCACAACGCCCCCGAGACCGGCAAGCCGTTCAAGCTGTCGCGTCGCGGCTTCATCGGCGCCTCGCTTGGGGCGCTGGTGCTTGGGGTGAACCTGCCGGCAAGGCGCGCCATTGCGCAGGCGGCGGAAACCATTGCCCCCGGCCGCCGCGTCTCGGCCTTCATCGAAATCCGTCCCGACAGCACCGTCCTGTTCCGCAGCGCCTTCATCGAGGGCGGGCAGGGCGTCTTTACCGCCATGGCGCAGATCGTCGGCGAGGAACTGGACGTCGATCCGGCCGATTTCACCGTCGAGGGCGCGCCGCCCGGCCCGGACTATCTGCTGGTCGGCGGCGGTCGCTTTACCGGCGGCAGCATGTCGGTGCGCATGAGCTATGATGCCATGCGCCAGCTGGGTGCCTCGGCCCGCATGATGTTGCTGCAAGCGGCGGCGTCGCAACTGGACGTGCCGGTTGATGAGCTTTCGACCGAGCCGGGGCGCGTGGTCCATGCGGCGACCGGGCAGAGCGTTCCCTATGGCGATCTGGCCGATGCTGCTGCCGACCTGCCGGTCCCCGAGGATGTGGCCCTGCGCGACAGCGCCGATTTCCGCTGGATCGGCAAGCCGGTCGAGCGGTTGGATGCGCATGATAAATCGACCGGCAAAGCGCAATACACCATCGATCTGACGCTGGACGGGATGCTGCACGCCGCCGTCCAGCACAGCCCGCGTCTGGGCGGCGAACCGGACGAGTTGCAGAACGAATCCGAGGTCAGCGAGATGTCCGGCGTCCACTCGATCCACCGGTTGCCCGGGGCGGTCGCGGTGGTCGCCAGCAGCTGGTGGCGCGCCCGCATGGCGGTCGAGGCCCTGCAAGTGACCTGGAGCGAACCCGCGCCGGGCCCGGCCCATGCCATGCCAGCCGGCTTTTCGACCGAAGCGCATATGGCCCACCTGAAGGGGACGACAGGCGACGGCATTGATTTCGAGGCGGAAGGCGACGCCGAGGCCGCGCTTGCCGGTGCGGCGAAGGTGGTCGAGGCGACCTATGACGCACCCTATCTGGCGCATGGCCAGCTCGAGCCGCCCTCGGCACTGGCGCGCTGGAACGATGACGGCACGCTGGAGCTGTGGGTCCCGAACCAGGCGCCCGAGATGTTCCAGGCCGACGCCGCGAAGGTGGCAGGCATCGAACCCGGGAAGGTCATCATCCATTCGCCAATTCTTGGCGGCTTCTTCGGGCGGCATTTCCTGTATCAGTCCGCGAACCCGTTCCCGCAGGCGATCCTGCTGGCAAAAGCCGTGGGCCGCCCCGTCAAGCTGATCTGGAGCCGCGAAGAGGAATTCCTGCGCGACACCCTGCGCCCCATGTCCGTCGCGCGCTTCCGCGCGGGGCTGGACGATGACGGGCTGCCGGTGGCCTTGCATGCCGTTGCGGCTGGCGAGGGGCCGGGCGGTCGCTGGTTCGGGGGCGAGCCGGACAAGGTTGACAGTACCGCCGTCGAAGGCATCGCCGGCAAGGTCTATGCGATTGCGAACCGTCGCGTCGGGCATGTCCATGTCGATGATCCGGCGATCATCGGCTTCTGGCGCTCGGTCGGTCATTCGATGAATGATTTCTTCTATGAGACCTTCTTCGACGAAATGGCCGATGCCGGGCAGCAGGACCCCTATGAGTTGCGCCACCGCCTGCTGGCCGACAGCCCACGCCACAGAAACCTGCTGGAGGCGGTCGCCGATCTGTCCGGCGGCTGGCAGCGCGGCCCGTTCGAAGCCGGCGATGGCACCCGGCGCGCGCGCGGCGTCGCCATGGCCTCGCCCTTCGGCAGCGAGGTCGCGACGATTGCCGAGGTGTCGATCCGGCAGGGCGAGGTCGTGGTGCATGATGTCTGGGTGGCCATCGATCCGGGCAGCATCGTCAACCCGGCAATCATCGAGGCGCAGGTGAACTCTGCGGTCGCGCTGGGGCTGTCTTCTGCGCTGTTCGAGGAGGTCGTCTATGTCGATGGCATGCCGCAGGCGCGCAATTACGACGGCTATCCGATCCTGACCCCGGACCGCATGCCGCGCGTCCATGTGCGCATCATCGAAAGCGGCGCGCCCATGGGCGGCATCGGCGAACCGGGTGTGCCGGGCGTGCCGCCGGCGGTGGCGAATGCGGTCTCGGCCCTGACCGGACGTCGTGTCCGCAGCCTGCCCCTGTCGAAGCTCGACCTCGCGGAAGGAGGGGAGGCCTGA
- a CDS encoding (2Fe-2S)-binding protein yields MDLTINGTTHQVDIEPDTPLLWVLRDELGMTGTKYGCGVAQCGACTVLVDGMAMRSCVTPVDSVAGAEITTIEAIEDDPVGQKVVQAWVAHQVPQCGYCQSGQVMAATALLKETPQPDDDDIAGAMVNLCRCGTYNAIAAAVRDAAQA; encoded by the coding sequence ATGGATCTGACGATCAACGGCACCACCCATCAAGTCGATATCGAGCCTGATACCCCGTTGCTTTGGGTCTTGCGCGACGAATTGGGCATGACCGGCACCAAATATGGCTGCGGCGTCGCGCAATGCGGGGCCTGCACGGTGCTTGTCGACGGCATGGCGATGCGGTCCTGCGTCACCCCGGTGGACAGCGTCGCGGGGGCAGAAATCACGACCATCGAAGCCATCGAGGATGATCCGGTCGGTCAAAAGGTGGTGCAGGCCTGGGTCGCCCATCAGGTGCCGCAATGCGGCTATTGCCAGTCGGGTCAGGTCATGGCCGCGACGGCGCTGCTGAAAGAGACCCCGCAGCCGGACGACGACGACATCGCGGGCGCGATGGTCAATCTGTGCCGCTGCGGCACCTATAACGCCATCGCGGCGGCCGTCCGCGACGCGGCGCAGGCATAA